One part of the Aurantibacillus circumpalustris genome encodes these proteins:
- a CDS encoding LytR/AlgR family response regulator transcription factor, whose product MQYDCIIVEDEPLAVEILESHIRNVPFLNLQASCNDAIEALNFLRTNKVDLIFLDIHLPKLKGLDFLATLKNPPKVIITTAYHQYALESYNFNVIDYLLKPIEFTRFLKAINKLNTNKAEMSEKAVEDIANKAHMFFNINKKKIKIYLEDILYIESQKEYIKIHTHTKDIVTKFPLSDLDELLSKADFLRIHRSFIVSKKKIEAFNASDVEISGKQIPIGRSYKELVQLVLSQLF is encoded by the coding sequence ATGCAGTATGATTGTATTATAGTTGAGGATGAACCACTAGCGGTAGAAATTCTCGAAAGCCATATTCGAAATGTTCCCTTTTTGAATTTACAAGCCTCATGCAATGATGCTATTGAAGCGCTTAATTTTTTGAGGACGAATAAAGTCGATCTCATTTTTTTAGACATTCATTTACCTAAACTCAAGGGTTTAGATTTTCTAGCAACCCTTAAAAATCCACCAAAAGTAATTATAACAACAGCCTACCATCAATATGCATTGGAGAGTTATAACTTTAATGTAATTGATTATTTACTTAAACCAATTGAGTTTACGCGTTTTTTAAAGGCAATTAATAAGCTGAATACAAACAAGGCGGAAATGTCAGAGAAAGCTGTTGAAGACATTGCCAATAAGGCCCACATGTTTTTTAATATTAATAAGAAAAAGATAAAAATTTACTTAGAAGATATATTATACATAGAGAGTCAAAAGGAATACATAAAAATTCATACACATACTAAAGATATTGTTACCAAGTTTCCTTTAAGTGATTTGGATGAGCTTCTTTCAAAGGCTGATTTTTTGCGGATTCACCGTTCTTTTATTGTATCGAAGAAAAAAATAGAAGCCTTTAACGCAAGTGACGTGGAAATTTCTGGTAAACAAATTCCAATTGGCAGAAGTTATAAAGAATTGGTTCAATTGGTGTTGTCGCAATTGTTTTAG
- the rsmH gene encoding 16S rRNA (cytosine(1402)-N(4))-methyltransferase RsmH, protein MMDDEKPKPERRVRYKGTHPKAFKEKYKELQPENYTDDVAKVIQQGRTPAGMHRSICVNEIIDFLKISPGQIGLDATLGYGGHSAEILKHLAPGGLLYATDVDPFELPLTRNRLAALGFGPEAVIIKKMNFSGIDQIAAEAGPLNFVLADLGVSSMQIDNPERGFSFKVEGPLDLRLNPKSGMSAADFLKTVTLDYLEHIFATNSDEQFSEQIAEAIISARAKGKTITTTTQLQILIKETLKFLPQTTRMEEAKKSCQRCFQALRIEVNDEFGALDKFLEKLPDALAEGGRVAILSFHSGEDRRVKKSFQSLFREGIYSEVAPDPIRASAEECNTNPRAKSAKLRWAIKA, encoded by the coding sequence ATGATGGATGATGAAAAACCAAAACCAGAACGTCGCGTAAGATATAAAGGAACACACCCAAAAGCCTTTAAAGAAAAATACAAAGAACTTCAGCCGGAAAATTACACAGATGATGTTGCCAAGGTCATTCAACAAGGTCGCACTCCCGCAGGGATGCACCGTTCTATTTGTGTTAATGAGATTATAGACTTCCTTAAAATTAGTCCGGGTCAAATTGGATTAGATGCTACTTTAGGTTATGGTGGACACAGTGCTGAGATACTCAAACACTTAGCGCCGGGAGGACTTTTATATGCTACAGATGTAGATCCCTTTGAATTACCGCTTACCAGAAACCGTTTGGCAGCTCTCGGTTTTGGACCGGAAGCAGTCATCATTAAAAAAATGAATTTTTCTGGAATCGATCAAATAGCCGCGGAAGCTGGCCCTTTAAATTTTGTTTTGGCAGATCTTGGAGTTTCTTCCATGCAAATAGATAATCCTGAAAGAGGATTTTCATTTAAGGTGGAAGGACCTCTAGACTTAAGGCTTAATCCAAAGAGTGGAATGTCGGCTGCTGATTTTTTAAAAACAGTTACACTCGACTATTTGGAACATATTTTTGCCACCAATTCAGATGAGCAATTTTCAGAACAAATTGCGGAAGCCATTATTTCTGCGCGCGCAAAAGGAAAAACGATAACCACCACCACACAACTTCAAATACTAATTAAAGAGACACTTAAATTTCTTCCACAAACAACCCGCATGGAAGAGGCTAAGAAATCTTGCCAGCGTTGTTTTCAAGCTTTAAGGATAGAAGTGAACGATGAGTTTGGAGCCTTGGATAAATTTCTCGAAAAATTACCCGATGCGCTTGCTGAAGGAGGGCGCGTTGCCATTCTTTCGTTTCATTCGGGTGAAGACCGCAGAGTAAAAAAATCTTTTCAAAGTTTATTTCGTGAAGGTATTTATAGCGAAGTAGCCCCTGATCCTATTCGCGCATCGGCTGAAGAGTGCAATACAAACCCACGCGCTAAGTCGGCTAAGTTGCGGTGGGCGATCAAGGCTTAA
- a CDS encoding M1 family aminopeptidase: MKNILFSVAIFFATIVSAQQHACSKIKQASAARQINIQAKMMAQSPQLSHELAYDVKFVHLNVNVERINKNISGGVKTVATVTIAAMDTFMTLLHQNLILDSVRLNGVLMAMIRQDSIVKTGLSSPLANGSSFTVNVFYHGTPPNGGSAIGSGFSNATSPSWGNQATWSLSESLVAYHWWPCKQILTDKIDSSWVYITTDSLNKAGSNGLLQNVVTIGNKKRYEWKSRTPIAYYLISVAVAKYKEYNLYAKPQYLLNDSILIQNYIYDNAINSTNFINGQKIQLDKMPQVLAFESDMYGMYPFYKEKYGHCMAPLSGGMEHQTMTTVGFFDYYVNAHELGHQWWGDNVTCKSWADIWINEGFASYTEHLVAQYLDAPNFAPNLNSAHINVMTQPGGSIFFTGTDTLNSTRIFDSRLTYDKGGAIIHSLRFLTNDDSLWFNTLRGFQNTYQNSTASAIDFQNYYQTQTGINPTQFFNQWYYGQGYPTFNVKYNYTGTQIIIKSTQSVSSPIATPLFITPLEYKIGRVGLPDTTIRVMHSNSVEIYTISLSGTVTGVACDPNNWIINKVVGPTRDATLGVDVVVGIDELNSFNQIKIGPNPTKGLIRINNEAEAKGTIKIFDLNGKLLLEKLLVSDTSVDLGNYASGIYLIKIYDQKNEERFSQKVIKE, encoded by the coding sequence ATGAAAAATATATTATTTTCAGTAGCAATTTTTTTTGCAACTATTGTAAGCGCACAACAACATGCCTGCTCAAAAATTAAACAGGCTTCTGCGGCACGCCAAATAAACATTCAGGCAAAAATGATGGCCCAATCTCCGCAGCTTTCGCATGAATTAGCGTATGACGTAAAATTTGTGCATTTAAATGTGAATGTTGAGCGCATAAACAAAAACATTAGTGGTGGGGTTAAAACTGTAGCTACTGTTACCATTGCGGCAATGGATACTTTTATGACTTTACTTCACCAAAATCTTATTTTAGATTCAGTGCGTCTTAATGGAGTATTGATGGCTATGATAAGACAAGATAGTATTGTAAAAACCGGACTTTCATCACCACTTGCTAACGGTTCTTCATTTACCGTAAATGTATTTTATCATGGAACTCCTCCAAATGGTGGATCTGCCATTGGAAGCGGATTTAGCAACGCTACCTCTCCATCATGGGGCAATCAAGCTACCTGGAGTTTAAGTGAAAGTCTTGTTGCATACCACTGGTGGCCTTGTAAACAAATTTTAACCGATAAAATTGATTCCAGTTGGGTTTATATCACAACCGATTCTCTAAATAAAGCCGGATCAAATGGTCTTCTTCAAAACGTAGTGACCATTGGGAATAAAAAACGTTACGAGTGGAAATCCAGAACACCAATTGCATATTATCTGATTTCAGTAGCGGTAGCAAAATACAAAGAGTATAATTTATACGCTAAGCCACAATACCTGTTAAACGACTCTATTCTTATACAGAACTATATTTACGATAACGCGATTAACAGTACTAATTTTATTAACGGTCAAAAAATACAATTGGATAAAATGCCCCAAGTGCTAGCGTTTGAAAGTGATATGTATGGCATGTACCCATTTTACAAAGAAAAATATGGTCATTGCATGGCACCACTAAGTGGTGGAATGGAACATCAAACAATGACCACGGTTGGCTTTTTTGACTATTATGTTAACGCTCATGAGCTTGGACATCAATGGTGGGGAGACAATGTAACCTGTAAGAGTTGGGCTGATATATGGATCAATGAAGGGTTCGCGTCCTACACAGAACATTTAGTTGCTCAATACTTAGATGCACCTAATTTTGCTCCTAACTTAAATTCAGCCCACATTAACGTGATGACTCAACCGGGAGGAAGTATCTTTTTTACAGGAACGGACACGCTTAACTCAACTAGAATTTTTGATTCCCGTTTAACCTATGATAAAGGTGGAGCCATCATTCATTCCCTTCGTTTTTTAACCAACGATGATTCTCTTTGGTTTAATACCTTGCGTGGATTTCAAAATACTTATCAGAACAGCACTGCTTCTGCAATAGACTTCCAAAATTATTATCAAACACAAACCGGAATTAATCCAACACAGTTTTTTAATCAATGGTATTACGGACAAGGGTATCCAACCTTTAATGTAAAATATAATTATACCGGCACACAAATAATCATCAAAAGTACTCAGTCAGTTAGTTCACCAATTGCAACACCATTATTTATAACACCGTTAGAATATAAAATAGGTCGTGTAGGGCTTCCTGATACTACGATACGAGTGATGCACAGCAACAGCGTTGAAATATATACCATTAGTTTAAGCGGTACAGTTACAGGTGTGGCTTGTGATCCCAATAATTGGATTATTAACAAGGTGGTTGGACCAACACGTGATGCAACATTAGGAGTAGATGTGGTGGTAGGCATCGACGAATTAAATTCTTTTAATCAAATTAAGATTGGTCCTAATCCGACAAAAGGATTAATAAGGATCAACAATGAGGCGGAAGCAAAAGGAACAATTAAAATTTTTGATTTGAATGGAAAACTTCTTTTAGAAAAATTGCTTGTTTCTGATACCAGCGTCGATCTTGGAAATTATGCATCAGGAATCTATTTGATTAAAATTTACGATCAAAAAAACGAGGAACGTTTTTCGCAAAAGGTGATTAAGGAATAA
- a CDS encoding anti-sigma factor, with the protein MNSKEVISSGLLESYVLGISTKEETALINTLCKENSELLKEIESIEETLIDFSSKLSPPINTDLKEKISTQLNFIAEDSPIAKVISIKNETEGRLSIYKLGIAASLLLFLTSLMYNVQLNHKLSKVNLELAQLNETKSYLADELKIQQASLKSMDTELEILSNPKVKTIALNGMNSLDKKTAMIHMNMETHDVYFNASSLPNSPTDKQYQLWAIVDGKPIDAGMIDMHSTASVFQKMKSVSGAQAFAVTIENMGGSPVPTMKTMCLLGNV; encoded by the coding sequence TTGAATAGTAAGGAAGTCATATCATCTGGTTTATTAGAAAGCTATGTTTTAGGTATCAGTACTAAAGAGGAAACGGCTTTGATAAACACTTTATGCAAGGAAAACTCAGAACTACTAAAAGAAATTGAATCCATTGAAGAAACCCTCATTGATTTTTCTTCAAAACTATCACCACCAATAAACACCGATCTTAAAGAAAAAATTTCCACACAGCTTAATTTTATTGCTGAAGATTCACCAATTGCCAAAGTAATTTCTATAAAAAACGAAACAGAAGGAAGGCTTAGCATTTATAAACTAGGTATTGCGGCAAGTTTACTTTTATTTCTTACTAGCTTAATGTATAATGTTCAGCTCAATCATAAATTAAGTAAAGTGAATTTAGAGCTAGCGCAATTAAATGAGACAAAGTCTTATTTGGCTGATGAACTTAAAATTCAACAAGCTTCATTAAAGAGCATGGATACTGAATTAGAGATTCTTTCTAATCCAAAAGTAAAAACCATTGCTTTAAACGGCATGAACTCTTTGGATAAAAAAACTGCCATGATTCATATGAACATGGAAACACACGATGTGTATTTTAATGCGAGCTCTCTGCCAAATTCTCCTACCGACAAACAATACCAGCTTTGGGCAATTGTTGATGGAAAACCTATTGATGCTGGAATGATTGACATGCATAGTACCGCTTCGGTATTTCAAAAAATGAAATCTGTTTCAGGAGCTCAGGCATTTGCTGTTACCATCGAAAACATGGGCGGTAGCCCTGTTCCCACCATGAAGACTATGTGTTTGTTAGGGAATGTTTAA
- a CDS encoding CheR family methyltransferase codes for MLNDEEINIILKDLLELYYYDFNYYSRDSFKRRINRLFKLEKFQSFSEFRNRLRTDKSYIDHFIDRITVNVTEMFRDVNFFKELRKEVIPKLAKRPFIKVWHAGCSTGEEVYSVAILLHEAGLLEKSEIYATDINPHVLTKARAGIFPVSLMQLYSKNYSLSGGENNFNSYYTTTPLGEKFNNTFSSRMTFSSHSLANEGYIKHFDLIVCRNVLIYFDKALQERAFQLFNISMSPNSFLALGEKETIKFSGIALKYTQLGTEKIWKKN; via the coding sequence ATGCTCAACGACGAAGAGATTAATATCATACTAAAAGATTTACTTGAACTTTATTATTACGATTTCAATTATTACTCAAGAGATTCTTTTAAGAGAAGAATCAACCGCTTATTTAAACTCGAAAAATTTCAATCGTTTTCTGAATTTAGAAACAGATTAAGAACTGATAAAAGTTACATTGATCATTTTATAGATCGCATTACTGTAAACGTTACAGAAATGTTTCGCGATGTAAACTTTTTTAAAGAGTTGAGAAAAGAAGTTATTCCTAAATTAGCGAAGCGCCCTTTTATCAAAGTATGGCATGCGGGTTGTTCAACGGGTGAAGAAGTATACTCAGTTGCTATTCTTTTACATGAGGCAGGCTTACTCGAAAAATCTGAAATTTACGCAACTGACATTAATCCTCATGTGCTTACCAAAGCAAGAGCTGGAATATTTCCGGTGAGTCTTATGCAGCTTTATTCGAAAAATTACTCACTCTCAGGTGGAGAGAATAATTTTAATTCCTATTACACCACCACCCCTTTAGGAGAGAAATTTAATAACACGTTTAGTTCACGAATGACGTTTAGTTCTCATAGCCTTGCCAACGAGGGATACATTAAACATTTCGATTTAATTGTTTGTCGAAATGTATTAATATATTTCGATAAGGCATTGCAAGAGAGAGCTTTTCAATTATTTAATATTAGTATGTCGCCAAATTCGTTTTTAGCGCTTGGAGAAAAAGAGACCATCAAATTCTCAGGTATTGCTTTAAAATATACTCAGCTTGGGACGGAAAAAATTTGGAAGAAAAACTAG
- the hemE gene encoding uroporphyrinogen decarboxylase: MLKNDLLLRAAKGEEVERAPVWLMRQAGRVLPEYRATRAKTKNFIEFVKNPELACEVTIQPVDILGVDAAIIFSDILVIPEAMGLPYQMIEAKGPWFENTVKNKSDVEKLKIAEAGDLDYVMKALQLTKKGLNDRVPLIGFAGAPWTLFAYMIEGSGSKTFSKAKQFLYTQPEAAHLLLEKITQSTINYLKGQVAAGADLLQLFDSWAGVLSEAMYYEFSLKYISKICDALSPLVSVTVFAKDAHYSVKKISETSCSSIGLDWTIDPKTARAQAGNKTLQGNADPCLLYADEKKIISEAHNMLKAFGKDRYICNLGHGLYPDLDKEKVKLFVNVVKEYKW; this comes from the coding sequence ATGTTAAAAAACGATTTGCTCTTAAGAGCAGCTAAAGGCGAAGAAGTTGAACGTGCTCCCGTATGGCTAATGCGTCAGGCAGGTAGAGTGTTACCTGAATACCGTGCTACACGTGCTAAAACAAAGAATTTTATAGAATTTGTTAAAAATCCGGAACTAGCTTGTGAAGTAACTATCCAGCCGGTTGATATATTGGGTGTGGATGCAGCCATCATTTTTAGCGATATTTTAGTGATACCGGAAGCAATGGGTCTTCCTTACCAGATGATAGAAGCAAAAGGTCCTTGGTTTGAAAATACGGTTAAGAATAAAAGTGATGTGGAAAAGTTAAAAATTGCCGAAGCAGGTGATTTGGATTATGTGATGAAAGCACTTCAACTAACGAAAAAGGGATTGAATGATCGGGTTCCTTTAATTGGATTCGCTGGAGCACCCTGGACTTTATTTGCTTACATGATTGAGGGAAGCGGAAGCAAAACTTTTAGCAAGGCAAAACAATTTTTATACACGCAACCAGAAGCTGCTCATTTGCTATTGGAAAAAATTACTCAAAGCACGATTAATTATTTAAAAGGTCAGGTTGCCGCCGGTGCAGATTTATTGCAACTTTTTGATTCGTGGGCAGGTGTATTAAGTGAAGCAATGTATTACGAGTTTTCTTTAAAATATATTTCGAAAATTTGCGATGCCCTTTCACCTTTAGTTTCTGTGACAGTGTTTGCAAAGGATGCGCATTATTCGGTAAAGAAAATTTCTGAAACGTCTTGTTCTTCTATTGGTTTAGATTGGACGATTGATCCAAAAACAGCCCGAGCACAGGCGGGGAATAAAACCTTACAAGGGAATGCTGATCCATGTTTGTTATACGCGGATGAGAAAAAAATTATTTCGGAAGCTCATAATATGCTTAAGGCCTTTGGTAAGGATCGTTACATCTGCAATTTAGGACATGGTTTATATCCTGATCTTGATAAAGAAAAAGTAAAGTTGTTTGTGAATGTGGTGAAAGAGTATAAGTGGTAA
- a CDS encoding RNA polymerase sigma factor: MIILIREKNQKAFSYLYDNYSKALFGVINSVINDIEEAEDVLQKTFLKIWNNFDSYDTAKGRLYTWMLNIARNLAIDSTRSKHEKIKSKIHSTSDNVYKFENILRTEDNTHDTIGLNTILNGLKEDHKSIIDLAYFEGYTQEEISKKLNLPLGTVKTKVRQALLKLRELAKKEIIN, from the coding sequence TTGATCATTCTCATTCGAGAGAAAAATCAAAAGGCCTTTTCATACTTATACGATAATTATTCAAAAGCTTTATTCGGTGTTATTAATTCCGTTATAAATGATATAGAAGAAGCAGAAGATGTCCTTCAAAAAACTTTTTTAAAAATTTGGAATAATTTTGATTCTTACGATACCGCAAAGGGAAGGTTATATACCTGGATGTTAAATATTGCCAGAAACCTTGCCATAGACAGTACTCGCTCAAAACACGAAAAAATAAAATCTAAAATCCATAGTACCTCCGACAACGTATATAAGTTCGAAAACATTTTACGCACTGAAGATAATACCCATGACACTATTGGTCTAAACACAATTTTAAATGGTTTAAAAGAAGATCATAAGTCGATTATTGACTTGGCTTATTTTGAAGGATACACACAAGAAGAAATTTCTAAAAAGCTCAACTTACCTTTAGGCACGGTTAAAACAAAGGTTAGGCAAGCTCTGCTTAAATTAAGGGAGCTCGCAAAAAAAGAAATCATAAATTGA
- a CDS encoding sensor histidine kinase has translation MAKRIYYHLLFWMAYIYSQVYMEYVWIHHYYPNNTDFEIFLKASAAEYVLLFVRVPMVYFSFYVSDRFINKQSDYLKGSLILIGTLLLATVFYRVIVVYYALPRIYLVDEYEAIFVTERVVRAFLDVSFLNAAANGIRLYRHRIKMKEYELTLVKQKAEAELSLLKSQINPHFLFNTLNNIYGLALKKSDQTAPVVHKLSELMRFLLYESERKSISIADELKIIDDYIELETLRYSDRLKIIISKDVDDYSANITPLLLLPLVENAFKHGASESRKEAFITIDVKLKNGDFYFAISNSIELEEEKNEKGIGLKNVKRQLELVYKEYSFNLNEEKNVFKVILQIKLTTNAV, from the coding sequence ATGGCGAAGCGGATTTATTATCACTTATTATTTTGGATGGCCTATATATACTCACAAGTATATATGGAGTATGTTTGGATTCATCATTATTACCCCAATAATACCGATTTTGAAATTTTCTTAAAAGCTTCTGCTGCGGAGTATGTTTTGTTATTTGTTAGGGTGCCGATGGTTTATTTTTCATTTTATGTTTCCGATAGATTTATAAATAAGCAATCAGACTATTTAAAGGGCTCTTTAATTCTAATCGGAACTTTGTTGCTCGCAACTGTTTTTTATAGAGTTATTGTTGTGTATTATGCATTGCCTAGAATTTACCTCGTAGATGAATATGAAGCTATTTTTGTTACTGAAAGAGTCGTTCGTGCTTTTCTCGATGTATCATTTTTAAATGCAGCTGCGAATGGGATAAGACTGTACCGCCATAGAATAAAGATGAAAGAATATGAACTAACCTTGGTGAAACAAAAAGCGGAGGCTGAGTTAAGCTTACTCAAATCACAAATAAACCCACATTTTTTATTTAATACCTTAAATAATATTTATGGCTTGGCTTTAAAAAAATCTGATCAAACAGCTCCTGTTGTACATAAACTATCTGAACTTATGCGGTTTTTACTTTATGAATCAGAAAGAAAAAGTATAAGCATTGCAGATGAACTAAAAATTATTGATGATTACATTGAGTTGGAAACACTTCGTTATAGCGACCGCCTCAAAATTATTATTAGTAAAGATGTTGATGATTATTCTGCGAACATTACGCCGTTGTTACTTTTACCCTTGGTTGAAAACGCATTTAAGCATGGCGCAAGTGAGAGCAGAAAAGAGGCCTTTATTACCATTGATGTAAAATTAAAAAACGGTGATTTTTATTTTGCCATTTCAAATAGCATTGAATTGGAAGAAGAAAAAAATGAAAAGGGAATTGGCTTAAAAAATGTAAAGCGACAGCTCGAACTTGTGTATAAAGAATATTCCTTCAATCTTAATGAAGAAAAAAATGTTTTTAAAGTAATACTTCAAATTAAACTTACTACAAATGCAGTATGA
- a CDS encoding FG-GAP-like repeat-containing protein, whose translation MKKIRLISTSFCLLFALKIQGQFFSKITNSPISIINSDSRSVNWIDINNDDWLDCFISNGPSGGQNNFLFINTGSGSFTLAASDSIVLDNKPSDGATFGDINNDGSIDAFVANWYNINNLFYTNNGNGSFTKSNSEIISNDLGYSETAAWGDYDGDGLLDLYVTNSAGQKKNYLYHNTGNGTFLKINSGDLVIDANYSRNVNWTDIDNDGDLDVFVTNENGQNENLYLNNGSGNFTKITSGTLLNDGGNTNSSSWADVDNDGDLDVFLANDQGFNSLFINEGNLVFTKILSDTVSTTPSRSFSSAWSDIDNDGDVDLFVTNSFGISNKLVNYLYINQGNGTFIRNSSDITASDSAFSYGCAFGDYNNDGFEDLAVATCRFGGIDQKNSLYQNVTNSNNWIAFKLIGTVSNASAIGAKIRVKAIINGNAVWQMREISSQSSYCGQNDLRPHFGIGDATKIDSVKIEWPSGIVDYLTQLTINQFKNVTESANSTDISDSKKDNESIVVFPNPTGKIIQIKSLKQTFFAGDEFVLFNSDGKHLLNETLLKNKTEINIDLTTLNLASGAYFVMLVRKNEKVVQKKILIN comes from the coding sequence ATGAAAAAAATACGTTTAATTAGTACCAGCTTTTGTCTTCTGTTCGCATTGAAAATACAAGGGCAATTTTTCTCCAAAATAACTAATAGCCCTATTTCTATAATTAACTCTGATTCTAGAAGTGTAAATTGGATTGACATAAATAATGACGATTGGCTAGATTGTTTTATTAGCAATGGTCCAAGTGGCGGGCAGAATAATTTTCTTTTCATTAATACAGGTAGCGGTTCTTTTACATTAGCCGCAAGTGACTCCATTGTATTAGACAATAAACCTTCAGATGGTGCTACGTTTGGTGATATAAATAATGATGGTTCAATTGATGCGTTTGTTGCGAATTGGTATAATATAAATAATCTTTTTTATACGAATAATGGAAATGGAAGTTTTACAAAATCAAATTCAGAAATCATTTCCAATGACCTAGGGTATTCCGAAACAGCAGCTTGGGGCGATTATGACGGAGATGGCTTGCTTGATTTGTACGTGACAAATAGCGCTGGTCAGAAAAAAAATTATTTGTACCATAACACTGGAAACGGAACTTTTTTGAAAATAAACAGCGGCGATTTGGTAATAGATGCAAATTATTCAAGAAATGTAAATTGGACAGACATAGATAATGACGGCGACCTTGATGTTTTTGTGACGAATGAAAACGGCCAAAACGAAAATTTATATTTAAATAATGGGAGTGGGAATTTTACAAAAATAACTTCTGGCACTTTGTTAAATGATGGTGGCAATACAAATAGCAGCAGTTGGGCCGACGTTGACAATGATGGAGATCTAGACGTTTTTTTAGCGAACGACCAAGGGTTTAATTCTTTGTTTATAAATGAGGGTAATTTAGTTTTCACAAAGATCTTGTCAGATACTGTTTCAACAACACCTTCACGCTCATTCAGTTCAGCTTGGAGTGATATTGATAACGATGGTGATGTGGATCTTTTCGTTACAAACTCTTTTGGCATAAGCAATAAACTAGTTAATTATTTATACATCAATCAAGGAAACGGAACTTTTATAAGAAACTCCAGCGATATTACTGCTAGCGACTCTGCTTTTTCTTATGGCTGCGCTTTTGGAGACTATAACAATGATGGTTTTGAAGACCTTGCTGTAGCGACATGCCGATTCGGAGGTATCGATCAAAAGAATTCTTTATATCAAAACGTAACAAACTCTAATAATTGGATTGCGTTTAAACTGATTGGTACTGTGAGTAACGCATCTGCCATTGGTGCAAAAATAAGAGTTAAAGCCATCATAAATGGCAATGCAGTTTGGCAAATGCGAGAAATCTCGTCGCAAAGTTCGTATTGTGGGCAGAATGATTTACGTCCGCACTTCGGAATAGGAGACGCAACAAAAATAGATTCCGTTAAAATTGAATGGCCATCGGGCATAGTAGATTATTTAACTCAACTTACAATAAATCAATTCAAAAATGTAACAGAAAGTGCTAATTCTACTGACATTTCCGATAGTAAAAAAGACAATGAAAGCATCGTTGTTTTCCCAAATCCCACAGGAAAAATCATACAAATTAAAAGTTTAAAACAAACTTTTTTTGCTGGAGACGAGTTTGTTCTCTTTAACAGTGATGGAAAACATTTGCTAAACGAAACACTTCTAAAAAATAAAACAGAAATAAATATAGATCTGACTACCTTAAACCTTGCCTCCGGTGCTTATTTTGTAATGCTCGTGAGGAAAAACGAAAAAGTAGTTCAGAAAAAGATTTTAATTAATTAA